Proteins from a genomic interval of Mycobacterium conspicuum:
- a CDS encoding DMT family transporter, which translates to MTSTAVAALLALAAGLMVAIGDVLEQRSAQQVTDQPVGTLALFGRLLRDRRWWAGTLVAGAGFGLQAAALGLGSVVLVQALLVTSLLFALLINAGTRHRRITRVQGIWAVLLTAAVAVVVTVGDPQQGTPRGSLRAWAVVAAVLGSAIILCLIGARIFSSSVKALLLGLISGSLWGLFSVLTKGVVDQIGRGIPALLRTPEIYVWVVVAIAATAWEQSAFRAGPLTASLPAVTVSEPIVGSVLGVAVLGETLNTDTVGWVAVSVSVAVMAAATVALAHSQGALRSTNEK; encoded by the coding sequence GTGACCAGCACGGCCGTCGCCGCACTGCTCGCGCTCGCGGCTGGTTTGATGGTCGCCATCGGTGACGTCCTCGAGCAGCGGTCAGCCCAACAGGTCACGGACCAACCGGTCGGCACGTTGGCGCTGTTCGGCCGGCTGCTGCGCGATCGCCGGTGGTGGGCGGGCACCTTGGTGGCCGGCGCCGGGTTCGGACTACAGGCCGCCGCGCTCGGTCTGGGGTCGGTGGTGCTGGTCCAGGCGCTGTTGGTGACCTCGCTGTTGTTCGCGCTGCTGATCAACGCGGGCACACGGCACCGCAGAATCACTCGCGTGCAAGGGATTTGGGCCGTTCTCCTGACGGCCGCCGTCGCGGTGGTGGTCACCGTCGGTGACCCTCAGCAGGGAACCCCGCGCGGGTCGCTGCGCGCCTGGGCCGTGGTGGCCGCGGTGCTGGGCTCGGCGATAATCCTGTGCCTGATTGGTGCTCGTATCTTCTCGAGTTCGGTCAAGGCGCTGTTGCTGGGGCTGATCTCGGGTTCGCTCTGGGGTCTGTTCTCGGTGCTGACCAAGGGCGTGGTGGACCAGATCGGCCGCGGCATCCCGGCGCTGCTGCGCACACCCGAGATCTACGTGTGGGTGGTGGTGGCGATTGCCGCCACGGCGTGGGAGCAGTCCGCGTTTCGGGCCGGCCCGCTGACCGCGTCACTACCGGCGGTCACCGTCTCCGAGCCCATCGTGGGATCGGTCCTCGGCGTCGCCGTGTTGGGCGAGACGCTCAACACCGACACCGTCGGCTGGGTCGCGGTCAGCGTGTCGGTCGCGGTGATGGCGGCGGCGACGGTGGCTCTGGCTCACAGCCAGGGGGCGTTACGTTCGACAAACGAAAAGTGA
- a CDS encoding PPE family protein has product MTDFLVAPPEVNSLRLHSGAGAGSMLAAATAWDGLAAELPSAASSFASVTSNLSGWWRGASSASMRGLAAAYVSWLHLAAIHAKQAAAQATAVAAAFDAAFAATVHPAVVAANRARLRSLAGANVFGQNASAIAAVEAEYEQMWAQDVAAMVGYHAEASVAVGQLMPWQQVAAGSPSGIVIAVPGAAPGRLTGAETSWQYAALNGMIGKNWLPGITPRVVNYPAAAGLISGLFKPTANESFAIGQRALNTAILDAVSSGQSVVVTGLSEGAIVIDREEAYLAHAPNAPSPSMLTFVEFANPERGLAETFLRVGMHIGGVGYTLGAAPVSQYNTTVVYTQYDGWADFPDRPWHLLADVNALAGVPYLHTPTAFASPADAVEVSSVTNALGGTTTTYMIPTTTLPLLMPLEQLGVPAPIINGLNNFLTPIVNQGYSQYDPNGGPYLSRGVLW; this is encoded by the coding sequence GTGACGGATTTTTTGGTCGCTCCGCCAGAGGTCAATTCGCTGCGCCTGCACAGCGGTGCCGGGGCGGGTTCGATGCTGGCGGCGGCGACGGCGTGGGATGGCCTGGCCGCCGAGTTGCCTTCGGCGGCGTCCTCGTTCGCATCCGTGACGTCGAACCTGTCGGGGTGGTGGCGAGGCGCGTCGTCCGCTTCGATGAGGGGTTTGGCCGCCGCGTACGTGTCGTGGCTGCATCTTGCGGCCATCCACGCCAAGCAAGCGGCCGCCCAGGCCACGGCGGTGGCCGCGGCGTTCGACGCGGCGTTTGCCGCGACGGTGCACCCGGCGGTGGTCGCGGCCAATCGCGCACGGCTGCGGTCCCTGGCGGGCGCCAACGTCTTCGGGCAGAACGCGTCGGCGATCGCGGCGGTCGAGGCCGAGTACGAGCAGATGTGGGCCCAGGATGTGGCCGCGATGGTGGGCTATCACGCGGAGGCTTCGGTGGCCGTCGGGCAGCTGATGCCGTGGCAGCAGGTGGCGGCAGGTTCGCCCAGCGGGATCGTTATCGCTGTCCCGGGTGCGGCCCCGGGTCGTCTCACCGGCGCCGAGACGTCCTGGCAATACGCGGCGCTGAACGGGATGATTGGTAAGAATTGGTTGCCCGGTATCACGCCAAGGGTGGTGAACTATCCTGCGGCCGCCGGCTTGATCAGCGGCTTGTTCAAGCCCACCGCAAACGAGTCCTTCGCGATCGGTCAGCGGGCGCTGAACACCGCCATTCTCGATGCCGTGAGCAGCGGCCAATCGGTGGTGGTGACGGGCCTATCGGAGGGCGCGATCGTCATCGACCGCGAGGAAGCCTATTTGGCCCACGCCCCGAACGCCCCATCGCCGAGCATGCTGACGTTCGTCGAGTTCGCCAATCCCGAGCGCGGCCTGGCCGAGACCTTCCTGCGCGTCGGGATGCACATCGGGGGCGTGGGGTACACCCTGGGGGCTGCGCCCGTAAGCCAATACAACACGACCGTCGTGTATACCCAGTACGACGGCTGGGCCGATTTCCCCGACCGTCCCTGGCATCTGCTGGCCGACGTGAACGCACTGGCAGGAGTGCCGTACTTGCACACACCGACCGCGTTCGCCTCGCCGGCTGACGCGGTGGAGGTGTCCTCGGTGACCAACGCGCTGGGCGGGACCACGACCACCTACATGATCCCCACGACCACTCTTCCGCTGCTGATGCCGCTTGAGCAGCTCGGTGTTCCGGCCCCAATTATCAACGGCCTGAACAACTTCCTCACACCGATCGTCAACCAGGGCTACTCGCAGTACGACCCGAACGGTGGCCCATATCTCAGTCGAGGCGTGCTGTGGTGA
- a CDS encoding aldo/keto reductase has protein sequence MKYIDVGGIGKVSRIGLGTWQFGSREWGYGDSYAAGTAREIVKRALDLGITLFDTAEVYGLGKSERILGEALGDRRADVAVASKIMPIAPFPAVIKQRARASARRLRLDRIPLYQIHQPNPVVPDSVIMPGMRSLLDGGEIGAAGVSNYSLERWQRADAALGRPVISNQVDFSLARPGALEDLVPFAERENRIVIAYSPLAQGLLGGKYGLNNRSGGVRAVNSLFGTENLRRIEPLLQTLRDVAAEADAKPAQVALAWLISLPGVVAIPGASSVEQLEFNVAAAEIELSATSRDALTAAARAFRPVSTTRFLTDTLRERFTNAAP, from the coding sequence ATGAAATATATCGACGTCGGCGGAATCGGCAAAGTAAGCCGGATCGGGCTGGGCACCTGGCAATTCGGCTCCCGCGAATGGGGCTACGGCGACAGCTACGCCGCCGGCACCGCGCGCGAGATCGTCAAGCGCGCCCTCGACCTGGGGATCACCCTGTTCGACACCGCCGAGGTATACGGCCTGGGCAAGAGCGAGCGGATCCTCGGCGAGGCGCTCGGCGATCGGCGCGCCGACGTCGCGGTGGCCAGCAAAATCATGCCGATCGCGCCGTTTCCGGCGGTGATCAAGCAGCGCGCCCGCGCCAGTGCCCGGCGGCTGCGACTGGACCGCATCCCGCTTTACCAGATACACCAGCCCAACCCGGTGGTCCCCGACTCGGTGATCATGCCCGGAATGCGCAGCCTGCTCGACGGCGGCGAGATCGGCGCGGCCGGCGTTTCGAACTACTCGCTCGAACGGTGGCAGCGGGCCGATGCCGCCCTGGGCCGCCCGGTCATCAGCAACCAGGTCGACTTCTCGCTCGCGCGCCCCGGTGCGCTCGAGGACCTCGTCCCGTTCGCCGAGCGCGAGAACCGCATCGTGATCGCGTACAGCCCACTCGCGCAAGGACTATTGGGCGGCAAATATGGTCTGAACAACCGGTCGGGCGGTGTCCGCGCGGTGAACTCCTTGTTCGGCACGGAGAACCTGCGCCGCATCGAGCCGCTGCTCCAGACGCTGCGCGACGTCGCCGCGGAAGCCGACGCCAAGCCGGCCCAGGTGGCGCTGGCCTGGCTGATCAGCTTGCCGGGCGTGGTCGCCATTCCCGGGGCGTCCAGCGTCGAGCAGCTCGAGTTCAACGTGGCCGCAGCCGAAATCGAGCTGAGTGCGACCTCGCGCGACGCGCTCACCGCGGCGGCGCGCGCGTTCCGCCCGGTGTCGACAACGCGCTTCCTCACCGATACGCTGCGCGAACGGTTTACGAATGCAGCACCGTAA
- a CDS encoding acyl-CoA dehydrogenase family protein has translation MTAGLVRHWLESGRLELPLPASGRTAERWRRLGLLAEEDIVAARIAEAHVDAVAILDELGGKPPDPDQLWGVWAAESSDAVLTATHLGDDVFSLNGTKVWCSGAGFCTHALVTARLKDGRRGLFAVPVVDPIVRPLPSTWWNPGMAGSDTRSVQFTNAHAVAVGEPGDYLNRPGFWHGAIGVAACWLGGARRVADPLYRCAGSESADAYALAHLGAVDAALAASDAMLASAAAQIDADPFDRSGIAELLARRTRSIVEHAVDEAITRTGRALGPGPLCQDGRHAQRVADLSIYIRQSHAERDLAELGRLAGRICERNGVR, from the coding sequence GTGACGGCAGGCTTGGTACGGCATTGGCTCGAGTCCGGACGATTGGAACTGCCGCTGCCCGCATCGGGGCGCACCGCCGAACGCTGGCGCCGTCTCGGGTTACTGGCCGAGGAGGACATCGTCGCGGCACGCATTGCCGAGGCGCACGTCGACGCGGTGGCGATACTCGACGAGCTAGGCGGCAAGCCGCCGGACCCGGACCAACTCTGGGGCGTCTGGGCCGCCGAATCATCCGACGCCGTATTGACCGCCACCCACCTCGGTGACGATGTGTTCAGCCTGAACGGCACGAAGGTGTGGTGTTCGGGCGCCGGGTTCTGCACCCACGCGCTGGTGACCGCGCGCCTCAAGGACGGACGCCGCGGGCTGTTTGCGGTGCCGGTGGTCGACCCGATCGTCAGACCGCTGCCCAGCACGTGGTGGAACCCCGGGATGGCCGGCAGCGACACCCGGTCCGTGCAGTTCACCAATGCGCACGCCGTCGCCGTCGGGGAACCCGGCGACTACCTGAATCGACCCGGCTTCTGGCATGGCGCGATCGGCGTGGCTGCCTGCTGGCTCGGCGGCGCACGCAGGGTTGCCGACCCGTTGTACCGTTGCGCGGGAAGCGAATCGGCCGATGCCTACGCGCTGGCGCACCTGGGCGCCGTGGACGCCGCCCTTGCCGCCAGCGATGCGATGCTTGCCTCGGCGGCCGCCCAGATCGACGCCGATCCGTTCGATCGGAGCGGCATCGCCGAACTGCTGGCCCGGCGGACCCGCAGCATTGTGGAACACGCGGTGGACGAGGCCATCACCCGCACCGGCCGGGCATTGGGCCCGGGCCCCCTCTGCCAGGACGGACGGCACGCCCAGCGGGTCGCCGACCTGTCGATCTACATCCGGCAAAGCCACGCCGAGCGCGACCTCGCCGAACTCGGCCGTCTCGCCGGGCGCATCTGCGAGCGCAACGGCGTCCGATAA
- a CDS encoding nucleotidyltransferase, translating to MTTQENSLREALRNAASALKEHGPRFALAGSYALWAYGAPEPSHDADIVVTETDAAAAAATLRDAGFAIEHPPEDWLFKARAGEAVVDVLHRINGVPVQDATLDRAEQRDVLAIGMPVLPPTIVLVQKLRSLGEHHCDFASLLPAVRAIRERLDWDLIDAETADNDFAVAFLVLAGRLGLIDRERGHTNP from the coding sequence ATGACGACCCAAGAAAATTCGTTGCGGGAGGCGCTGCGCAACGCTGCATCAGCCCTCAAAGAGCACGGCCCGCGGTTCGCATTGGCCGGTAGCTACGCATTGTGGGCGTACGGCGCGCCCGAACCCAGCCACGACGCGGACATCGTGGTCACCGAAACTGACGCGGCTGCGGCCGCCGCCACGCTGCGCGACGCCGGATTTGCGATTGAGCATCCCCCCGAGGACTGGCTGTTCAAGGCGCGCGCAGGTGAGGCGGTGGTCGACGTGCTACACCGCATCAACGGCGTGCCCGTGCAAGACGCCACCCTGGACCGGGCCGAACAGCGCGACGTGCTGGCGATCGGGATGCCGGTGCTGCCGCCGACGATCGTCCTGGTCCAAAAGCTGCGCTCGCTGGGCGAGCATCACTGCGACTTCGCGTCGCTGCTACCCGCGGTGCGGGCGATCCGCGAGCGGCTGGACTGGGACCTGATCGACGCCGAGACCGCGGACAACGATTTCGCCGTCGCGTTCCTCGTGCTGGCCGGCCGGCTCGGGCTCATCGACCGAGAACGCGGACATACCAATCCGTGA
- the mbp1 gene encoding microaggregate-binding protein 1 has translation MAEKGGPQEAVEGVVEGAKGKAKEVFGAVTGRDDVKREGEAQQDKGDAQRDAAKKEAEAESARGAASASEERQKANQ, from the coding sequence ATGGCGGAGAAAGGTGGTCCCCAAGAGGCCGTCGAAGGTGTCGTCGAGGGCGCGAAAGGCAAGGCAAAGGAAGTTTTCGGCGCCGTAACGGGCCGCGATGACGTCAAGCGTGAGGGCGAGGCTCAGCAGGACAAGGGCGACGCGCAACGCGACGCCGCGAAGAAGGAGGCGGAGGCCGAATCCGCGCGCGGTGCTGCCAGTGCGTCAGAAGAACGCCAAAAGGCCAATCAGTAG
- a CDS encoding HAD family hydrolase, which produces MADNEIGGPPPAVLFDIDGTLVDSNYLHIHAWQRAFAEIGIEVETWRIHRSIGMDGSTLVRSFSDDAPDSTQKRLKDLHSQFYAEMAPLLRPLPGARTLLHRVADLGLQVVFATSAPDDELALLRKVLDSDDLVSAITSAADVDTAKPKPDIIHVALERAGVSADRAVFVGDAVWDAEACARAHVTSIGVLSGGVSRGELEKAGAVMVFENADDLLKHIDDTPIARLLTKEKGPSPISD; this is translated from the coding sequence ATGGCGGACAACGAAATTGGCGGGCCGCCTCCGGCCGTCCTGTTCGACATCGATGGCACCCTGGTTGACTCGAACTACCTGCACATCCACGCGTGGCAGCGCGCGTTCGCCGAGATCGGCATCGAGGTGGAAACGTGGCGGATTCACCGCTCGATAGGGATGGACGGGTCGACCCTGGTGCGTTCGTTCTCCGACGACGCGCCCGATTCGACGCAAAAGCGGCTGAAGGACTTGCACTCTCAGTTCTATGCCGAGATGGCGCCGTTGCTGCGTCCGCTTCCGGGCGCGCGCACGCTGCTGCACCGGGTGGCGGACCTTGGTCTGCAGGTGGTCTTCGCCACGTCGGCCCCCGACGACGAATTGGCCTTGCTGCGAAAGGTTCTCGACAGCGATGACCTGGTTTCGGCGATCACCTCGGCCGCCGACGTGGATACCGCCAAGCCGAAGCCCGACATCATCCACGTCGCGTTGGAGCGCGCGGGAGTGTCCGCCGACCGGGCCGTCTTCGTCGGTGATGCGGTTTGGGATGCCGAGGCGTGTGCGCGCGCGCACGTGACAAGCATCGGGGTGCTCAGTGGCGGGGTATCGCGAGGCGAGCTCGAAAAGGCCGGTGCAGTCATGGTTTTCGAGAATGCCGACGACCTGCTGAAGCATATTGACGACACCCCGATCGCGCGCTTGCTGACGAAAGAGAAGGGGCCCAGCCCGATCTCGGACTGA
- a CDS encoding acyl-CoA synthetase, which yields MGCALNLFAILDQAAARFPERGALYDGERRLCTWLELRERALRIATAIRTQHAAGTRIAIASENCPEIVELMFSVWAAECVLVPINFKLHPREMVQILDDADVSLVFASEKIAPGLADLTTIPIEILTAECLSRWRAAPEAVPPCTDASTLAWLFYTSGTTGRSKGAMLSHRSLTAMTVAHLADIDSPDEDCSLIHGAPMSHGSGLYVLPYVLRGARQVIPTSGAFDPDEFLDLCGHHPGSSAFLAPTMVQRLVETGRARPGNLRTIVYGGGPMYVESLKKAMAAFGPIFAQIYGQGESPMTITGLRRADHERADDAILGSVGYARSGMEVAVLRSDGTPAAVDEVGEIVCRGDALMSGYWNNPAATQDTLKDGWMYTGDMGSFDARGYLTLRDRSKDVVISGGSNIYPREVEEVLLEHPGVSEACVVGAPDAEWGEVVVAFIVGSAEAGELDAHLLQRIARFKRPKRYLFVDELPKNSYGKVLKRELRNRCLPANDRSD from the coding sequence ATGGGATGCGCATTGAATCTGTTCGCGATACTGGACCAGGCCGCCGCGCGGTTTCCCGAGCGCGGCGCCCTCTACGACGGTGAGCGCCGGCTGTGCACGTGGCTCGAGTTGCGTGAACGCGCGCTGCGCATCGCCACGGCCATCCGCACGCAGCACGCCGCGGGGACGCGCATCGCCATCGCCAGCGAGAACTGTCCCGAGATCGTGGAGTTGATGTTCTCGGTCTGGGCCGCCGAGTGCGTGCTCGTCCCGATCAATTTCAAGCTTCATCCCAGGGAGATGGTGCAGATCCTCGACGACGCGGACGTCTCGCTGGTGTTCGCCTCGGAGAAGATTGCACCGGGCCTGGCCGACCTGACAACCATCCCGATCGAAATTCTGACCGCCGAATGCCTTTCGCGCTGGCGTGCGGCACCCGAGGCCGTTCCGCCGTGCACCGATGCGTCGACATTGGCCTGGCTGTTCTATACCAGCGGGACGACCGGGCGATCGAAGGGCGCGATGCTGAGCCACCGCAGCCTGACCGCGATGACGGTCGCCCATCTCGCCGACATCGACAGCCCGGACGAGGACTGCAGCCTGATCCACGGCGCCCCGATGTCCCACGGTTCGGGGCTCTACGTTCTGCCCTACGTGCTGCGCGGCGCGCGGCAGGTCATACCCACATCCGGCGCGTTCGACCCCGACGAATTCCTGGATCTGTGCGGACACCACCCCGGCTCGAGCGCGTTCCTTGCGCCGACCATGGTGCAGCGGCTCGTCGAAACCGGTCGCGCCCGCCCGGGCAATCTCCGCACGATCGTCTACGGCGGCGGCCCGATGTACGTCGAGAGCCTGAAGAAGGCGATGGCCGCGTTCGGTCCAATATTCGCCCAAATCTACGGCCAGGGCGAGTCGCCGATGACGATCACCGGTCTTCGGCGCGCCGACCACGAACGCGCCGACGACGCCATCCTGGGCTCCGTCGGCTACGCACGCTCGGGCATGGAGGTGGCCGTCCTGCGCAGCGACGGAACACCGGCGGCCGTCGACGAAGTCGGCGAAATCGTTTGCCGCGGTGACGCTCTCATGTCGGGCTACTGGAACAACCCGGCCGCCACCCAGGACACGCTCAAAGACGGCTGGATGTACACCGGCGACATGGGATCGTTCGACGCACGCGGCTACCTCACGCTGCGCGACCGCTCCAAGGACGTGGTGATCAGCGGTGGCAGCAACATCTATCCGCGCGAGGTCGAAGAAGTGCTCCTCGAGCACCCCGGGGTGTCGGAGGCTTGTGTGGTCGGCGCACCCGACGCCGAATGGGGCGAGGTGGTGGTGGCGTTCATCGTCGGCTCAGCCGAAGCCGGCGAGCTGGACGCGCACCTGCTGCAACGCATCGCCCGGTTCAAGCGGCCCAAACGCTATCTGTTCGTCGACGAATTGCCGAAGAACAGCTACGGCAAGGTGCTCAAGCGTGAACTCCGGAATCGGTGTCTTCCAGCGAACGATCGATCCGACTGA
- a CDS encoding WS/DGAT/MGAT family O-acyltransferase: MERLSGLDAFFLYLETPTQPLNVCCVLELDTSTMPGGYSYSRFRGEVVNRVSAVREFRMKLADNQLNLDHPVWVDDENFQLRHHLRRIGVPSPGGRRELAEICGYIAGLPLDRDRPLWEMWVIEGGARADAVTVMLKVHHAVVDGVAGANLLAQLCSPQADAPAPQAVAGAGGGHPLQIAASGLMGFAKRPLRLATVLPATMVTLAQTLLRARDGRTMAAPFSAPPTSFNGALSKHRNIAFTQLDMRDVKRVKDRFGVTVNDVVVALCAGVLRRFLLERDELPEAPLVATVPVSVHAKSDRPGRNQTTWMFCRLATHIGDPAERIRAIAAGNTAAKDHTAAMGPTLLHDWTEFGGPTVFGAAMRILPRIPVSLSPVFNLILSNVPGPQGELYFLGCRMESMYPLGPLLGGAGLNITVMSYNGQLGIGIIACPDLLPDLWGIADAFSDALKELLEC; the protein is encoded by the coding sequence ATGGAGCGGTTAAGTGGGCTCGACGCGTTCTTTCTCTATCTAGAGACTCCAACACAGCCGCTGAATGTGTGCTGCGTTCTCGAGTTGGACACCTCGACGATGCCGGGGGGCTACTCGTACAGCCGGTTTCGCGGCGAAGTGGTCAACCGCGTGAGCGCGGTGCGCGAATTTCGGATGAAGCTGGCCGACAACCAGTTGAACCTGGATCATCCGGTGTGGGTCGACGACGAGAATTTTCAGCTGCGGCACCATCTGCGCCGCATCGGTGTGCCGTCGCCGGGCGGGCGGCGCGAGCTGGCCGAGATCTGTGGCTACATCGCCGGGCTGCCGCTGGACCGCGACCGCCCGCTGTGGGAGATGTGGGTGATCGAGGGCGGGGCCCGCGCGGATGCGGTGACCGTGATGCTCAAGGTGCACCACGCCGTGGTCGACGGCGTGGCCGGGGCGAACCTCCTCGCCCAGTTGTGCAGCCCGCAGGCCGACGCGCCGGCACCGCAGGCCGTGGCCGGGGCGGGCGGCGGCCACCCGCTGCAGATCGCGGCGAGCGGGCTGATGGGCTTTGCGAAACGGCCGCTGCGATTGGCGACGGTGTTGCCGGCGACGATGGTGACGCTGGCGCAAACGCTGCTGCGCGCCCGCGACGGCCGAACGATGGCCGCGCCGTTCTCGGCGCCGCCGACGTCGTTCAACGGCGCCTTGAGCAAGCACCGCAACATCGCCTTTACCCAACTCGACATGCGCGACGTAAAGAGGGTGAAGGACCGGTTCGGCGTGACGGTCAACGACGTGGTGGTGGCGTTGTGCGCAGGGGTGCTGCGGCGGTTCCTGCTCGAGCGCGACGAGCTGCCCGAGGCCCCGCTGGTGGCCACCGTCCCGGTGTCGGTGCACGCGAAGAGCGACCGCCCCGGCCGCAACCAGACCACCTGGATGTTCTGCCGGTTGGCAACCCACATCGGCGATCCCGCCGAGCGCATCCGCGCCATCGCGGCCGGCAACACCGCCGCCAAGGACCACACCGCCGCCATGGGCCCCACCCTGCTGCACGACTGGACCGAATTCGGCGGCCCGACGGTGTTTGGCGCGGCGATGCGAATCCTGCCGCGCATTCCGGTGAGCCTCAGCCCGGTGTTCAACCTGATCCTGTCGAATGTGCCGGGCCCGCAGGGTGAGCTGTATTTCCTGGGCTGCCGGATGGAGTCGATGTATCCGCTCGGCCCGCTGCTCGGCGGCGCGGGGCTCAACATCACGGTGATGTCCTACAACGGACAGCTGGGCATCGGCATCATCGCCTGCCCCGATCTGCTACCCGACCTTTGGGGCATCGCGGACGCGTTCTCCGACGCGCTCAAAGAGCTGCTGGAGTGCTGA
- a CDS encoding cutinase family protein, which yields MVSALSSRRIPSLTAAALSAAVLLTAPVVIPAGRPGAVAPAAASCSDAEVVFARGRMESPGPGQVGNSFISAVRSKYGKYVSSYAVKYPADTEIDVGANDMSQHVQNTINSCPNTRIVLGGYSLGAAVTDVVLAVPMQVFNFNNPLPPGADQHVAAVALFGNGTQWVGPITNFNPAYNDRTIDLCHGADPICNPADPHTWEANWPEHQAGAYISSGMVNQAADFVVEKLRAGPNSGPGAVVTQP from the coding sequence ATCGTGAGCGCCTTATCGAGCCGTCGAATCCCCTCCCTCACCGCCGCGGCGCTGTCCGCGGCAGTGCTGTTGACCGCCCCCGTCGTGATCCCCGCCGGCCGCCCCGGTGCGGTGGCACCCGCGGCGGCGTCCTGCTCCGACGCCGAGGTGGTGTTCGCGCGTGGGCGCATGGAATCTCCCGGGCCGGGACAGGTCGGCAACTCGTTCATCAGCGCCGTGCGTTCGAAGTACGGCAAGTACGTCAGCAGCTACGCGGTGAAATACCCCGCCGACACCGAGATCGACGTGGGCGCCAACGACATGAGCCAGCACGTCCAGAACACGATCAATAGCTGCCCGAACACCCGCATCGTGCTCGGTGGCTACTCGCTCGGCGCGGCGGTCACCGACGTCGTGCTTGCCGTCCCCATGCAAGTCTTCAACTTCAACAATCCCCTACCGCCGGGCGCCGATCAGCACGTCGCCGCGGTTGCGCTGTTCGGCAACGGAACTCAGTGGGTCGGTCCCATCACGAACTTCAATCCGGCCTACAACGACAGAACCATCGACCTGTGTCACGGCGCCGACCCCATCTGCAACCCCGCCGACCCGCACACGTGGGAGGCGAACTGGCCGGAACACCAGGCCGGCGCATACATCTCCTCGGGCATGGTCAACCAGGCAGCGGACTTCGTCGTCGAAAAGCTGCGGGCGGGGCCCAACTCGGGTCCTGGCGCAGTGGTCACTCAGCCGTAA
- a CDS encoding 3'(2'),5'-bisphosphate nucleotidase CysQ — MDDHALAARLATEAGHLLLDVRKEFADAEASERKAAGDKRSHDFLKAALADERPDDAVLSEEGADDPVRLRSQRVWIVDPLDGTREFSELERDDWAVHVALWQDGELVAGAVALPAQGITLATPDVSAPPSAPDKPRIVVSRTRPPAIALAVRDALDGTLVEMGSAGAKVASVVQGLSDVYVHAGGQFEWDSAAPVAVARAAGLHTSRIDGSALAYNQPDPKLPDVLVCRPELAVAVLAVTAE, encoded by the coding sequence ATGGATGATCACGCATTGGCCGCGCGGTTGGCCACCGAGGCCGGCCACTTGCTGCTCGATGTCCGCAAGGAATTCGCCGACGCCGAGGCAAGCGAGCGGAAAGCGGCGGGGGACAAGCGATCCCACGACTTTCTGAAGGCCGCGCTCGCCGACGAGCGGCCCGACGATGCGGTGCTGTCCGAGGAGGGCGCCGACGATCCGGTGCGATTGCGCTCGCAGCGCGTCTGGATTGTCGATCCCCTCGATGGCACCCGCGAGTTCTCCGAGCTGGAGCGCGACGACTGGGCCGTGCACGTCGCGCTCTGGCAGGACGGCGAACTCGTCGCCGGGGCCGTGGCGTTGCCGGCGCAGGGAATCACACTGGCCACCCCCGACGTCAGCGCTCCGCCCAGTGCGCCGGACAAGCCGCGCATCGTGGTCTCCCGCACCCGTCCGCCCGCTATCGCGCTCGCGGTTCGTGACGCCCTGGACGGCACGCTGGTTGAAATGGGTTCTGCCGGAGCCAAAGTGGCCTCGGTCGTGCAAGGCCTGTCCGATGTCTACGTGCACGCCGGAGGCCAGTTTGAATGGGATTCGGCCGCGCCGGTGGCGGTCGCCCGGGCGGCCGGTTTGCACACCTCGCGTATCGACGGGTCGGCGTTGGCCTACAACCAACCCGACCCGAAGCTGCCGGACGTACTGGTATGCCGGCCCGAGCTAGCGGTAGCGGTACTCGCCGTTACGGCTGAGTGA